A genomic stretch from Thermodesulfobacteriota bacterium includes:
- a CDS encoding FAD-binding oxidoreductase: protein MQGEVKDDPETLHHYSGDASAFRIVPKVVVLPKSAEDLKSLVNYVRERKESGDGSLSLTPRSCGTDMAGGDLNDSIIMDVNAHMNNILELGPGHARVQPGLPYRVFEKETFKVGSMLPSYPASKSIASVGGMVANNSGGEKSLRYGKTERYVRELKVILRDGNEYVFRKLDRRELDSKLARKDLEGEIYRGVFKLVDDNYDVIKKAKPDVSKNSTGYSLWNVWDREEGTFDLTQLIVGSQGTLGVVSEIEFGLVPVEKYSKMLVVYMHTLDRLGDIVNTMLEYGPTSIESYDDKTVDLAIRYFPELVMIISKTESVFKLGYELLPDLWIVGRRGFPRMVIMAEFSGDSEDGIDESMKGLEAALREYNVGVHRTKSREESEKYWTIRRESFNLLRKRVKGKQTVPFIDDFIVKPAVMPAFLKDLQKIFDRYPDVSFPVAGHPGDGNFHIIPLMDMTDERTRKIIPELTEKVFDLVLSYKGSLSAEHNDGLIRGAYLRQMYGDQVFGLFKKVKDIFDPERIFNPHKKTDADLSYSMQFIKKDNEHSV, encoded by the coding sequence ATGCAAGGCGAAGTCAAAGACGACCCCGAGACCCTTCACCACTACAGCGGCGACGCAAGCGCCTTCCGCATAGTGCCCAAAGTAGTCGTTCTGCCTAAGAGCGCCGAAGACCTGAAATCGCTGGTAAATTACGTGAGAGAGAGGAAGGAATCGGGGGACGGGTCGCTCTCGCTGACCCCGCGCTCCTGCGGGACGGATATGGCCGGCGGCGATCTCAACGATTCGATAATAATGGACGTGAACGCACACATGAACAACATTCTCGAGCTCGGGCCCGGTCACGCGAGGGTTCAGCCCGGCCTCCCCTACAGGGTTTTCGAGAAGGAGACCTTCAAGGTGGGCTCGATGCTCCCGAGCTACCCGGCCTCTAAATCCATCGCGTCCGTCGGCGGGATGGTGGCCAACAATTCCGGCGGCGAGAAGTCGCTCCGCTACGGGAAGACCGAGAGGTATGTGCGGGAGCTGAAGGTCATATTGAGAGACGGAAACGAATATGTTTTCAGGAAGCTCGACAGGCGGGAGCTCGATTCGAAGCTCGCCCGGAAAGACCTGGAAGGTGAGATTTACAGGGGGGTCTTCAAGCTCGTCGACGACAACTACGACGTTATCAAGAAGGCAAAGCCGGACGTGTCCAAGAACTCGACCGGGTATTCCCTCTGGAACGTATGGGACAGGGAGGAGGGCACCTTCGACCTCACCCAGCTCATAGTAGGCTCGCAGGGCACGCTCGGCGTCGTGAGCGAGATCGAGTTCGGCCTCGTGCCGGTCGAGAAGTATTCCAAGATGCTGGTCGTCTACATGCACACCCTCGACAGGCTCGGGGATATAGTAAACACGATGCTCGAGTACGGCCCGACTTCGATAGAGTCGTACGACGACAAGACTGTAGACCTGGCCATACGCTACTTCCCGGAGCTCGTGATGATAATCAGCAAAACCGAGAGCGTATTCAAGCTCGGCTACGAGCTACTTCCCGACCTCTGGATAGTCGGCCGCCGCGGCTTCCCCAGGATGGTGATCATGGCCGAATTCTCGGGCGACTCGGAAGACGGGATCGACGAAAGCATGAAAGGCCTCGAAGCGGCTTTAAGGGAATACAACGTCGGCGTTCACAGGACGAAAAGCAGGGAGGAGTCCGAGAAATACTGGACCATAAGGAGGGAGAGCTTCAATCTCCTGAGAAAAAGGGTCAAGGGGAAGCAGACGGTTCCGTTCATAGACGACTTCATAGTCAAGCCCGCCGTGATGCCGGCATTCCTCAAAGACCTCCAGAAAATATTCGACCGGTACCCGGACGTGAGCTTCCCCGTCGCCGGCCATCCCGGAGACGGGAATTTCCACATAATACCTCTCATGGACATGACCGACGAAAGGACGCGGAAGATTATCCCCGAGCTCACGGAGAAGGTGTTCGACCTGGTGCTGTCATATAAGGGATCACTCAGCGCCGAGCACAACGACGGCCTCATAAGGGGCGCCTATCTCAGGCAGATGTACGGCGACCAGGTATTCGGGCTCTTCAAAAAGGTGAAGGACATATTCGATCCGGAAAGGATCTTCAACCCGCATAAAAAAACCGACGCCGATCTGTCGTATTCGATGCAGTTCATAAAAAAAGATAATGAGCATAGCGTTTAA
- a CDS encoding multidrug efflux SMR transporter, translating to MAWLYLLLAGMIEMGWPLGLKYAWTDKGIQIVPAIVAVVCILLSGFLLFLAQREIPVGTAYAIWTGLGTVGTFALGIVLFGEPAQALRFVFVGFILAGIIGLKLVST from the coding sequence ATGGCGTGGCTTTATCTACTACTGGCCGGCATGATAGAAATGGGATGGCCGCTCGGGCTGAAATACGCCTGGACCGATAAGGGCATACAGATCGTTCCGGCTATCGTAGCCGTGGTTTGCATACTCTTGAGCGGCTTTCTTCTCTTCCTGGCGCAAAGGGAGATACCGGTAGGCACCGCTTACGCGATCTGGACGGGCCTCGGCACGGTCGGGACTTTCGCGCTCGGCATCGTGCTCTTCGGCGAGCCCGCCCAGGCGCTCCGGTTCGTCTTCGTCGGGTTCATACTGGCGGGCATAATAGGGCTCAAGCTCGTATCGACCTGA
- a CDS encoding ROK family protein: MPPRKKPPSEKPTVLGIDIGGTGIKAAPVDTEKGVLLAERYRVETPRPATPKKMLAAIHGVIDHWKWEGRIGCGFPGVMKDGEVYTAANLSKKWIGVNIRDEIEKLHNCKAVVINDADAAGLAEMKFGAGKDRNDPGGGVVLMVTLGTGIGTALFIDGLLVRNTEFGHIEMDGVDAETRASALQREVHKLSWKKWGKRVNKYLGMMERYLSPELFIIGGGVSAKSEKFFHYIKVRADVAHAEMLNDAGIVGAALGHEI; encoded by the coding sequence ATGCCGCCAAGGAAAAAACCTCCCTCAGAAAAACCGACCGTTCTCGGAATAGACATCGGCGGGACAGGAATAAAGGCCGCTCCCGTCGATACGGAGAAAGGGGTTCTGCTCGCGGAGAGATACAGGGTAGAGACCCCCCGTCCCGCGACCCCCAAGAAGATGCTCGCGGCCATACACGGCGTCATCGATCACTGGAAGTGGGAGGGGCGAATCGGCTGCGGGTTCCCCGGTGTGATGAAGGACGGCGAGGTTTACACGGCGGCGAACCTCTCTAAAAAGTGGATCGGGGTCAACATAAGGGACGAGATAGAAAAGCTCCACAACTGTAAGGCGGTGGTCATAAACGACGCGGACGCCGCAGGGCTGGCCGAGATGAAGTTCGGCGCGGGAAAGGACCGCAATGACCCCGGGGGAGGAGTCGTTCTTATGGTAACCCTCGGGACAGGGATAGGGACCGCGCTCTTCATAGACGGTCTTCTAGTCCGCAACACCGAATTCGGCCACATAGAAATGGACGGCGTGGACGCCGAGACGCGCGCCTCGGCCCTCCAGAGAGAAGTCCACAAGCTGAGCTGGAAAAAATGGGGCAAGCGGGTGAATAAGTATCTCGGGATGATGGAGCGCTACCTGTCCCCCGAGCTGTTCATAATCGGCGGGGGCGTGAGCGCGAAGTCCGAGAAGTTTTTCCACTATATAAAGGTAAGGGCCGACGTGGCGCACGCCGAGATGCTGAACGACGCGGGCATAGTCGGCGCTGCACTCGGGCACGAAATTTGA